In Anomalospiza imberbis isolate Cuckoo-Finch-1a 21T00152 chromosome 10, ASM3175350v1, whole genome shotgun sequence, the following proteins share a genomic window:
- the MYNN gene encoding myoneurin yields MQYSHHCEHLLERLNKQREAGFLCDCTVVIGEFQFKAHRNVLASFSEYFGAFYRDASDNNVVLDQTQVKADGFQKLLEFIYTGNLSLDSWNVKEIHQAADYLKVEEVVTKCKIKMEDFAFIANPSSTETSSITGNVEMNQQTCLLTLRDYNSREEKEDAAAAELVPPQAKKAALEKKSPQPKKRKKNFSPPKSTENKSLQYQNEVAENTSFEMFLDANKLATHITEQAAQGSDNSELQLAAVVESETLAAQDILAQTMAAKQKRGKPQQSCALKEHCMSNIASDKSTYQLESSGEELDQKFSKAKPVCNTCGKVFSEASSLRRHMRIHKGVKPYVCQLCGKAFTQCNQLKTHVRTHTGEKPYKCELCEKGFAQKCQLVFHSRMHHGEEKPYKCDVCNLQFATSSNLKIHARKHSGEKPYVCDRCGQRFAQASTLTYHVRRHTGEKPYVCDSCGKAFAVSSSLITHSRKHTGEKPYICGICEKSFISSGELNKHFRSHTGERPFICEMCGNSYTDIKNLKKHKTKVHTGPETSPDSTALDNSFNEQESIQSQKSPLSESIDVKPSEMSLALPLPIGTEDHQMLLPVTGSQSPSSETLLRSAVTGYSEPQFIFLQQLY; encoded by the exons ATGCAGTATTCCCATCACTGTGAGCACCTGCTGGAGAGGCTGAACAAGCAGCGAGAGGCCGGATTCCTCTGCGACTGCACCGTGGTCATCGGGGAATTCCAGTTCAAAGCACACAGGAATGTGCTTGCCTCCTTCAGCGAGTATTTCGGGGCCTTTTATAGAGATGCATCTGACAACAATGTTGTCTTGGATCAGACTCAAGTGAAAGCTGATGGATTCCAAAAGCTCCTGGAATTTATTTACACAGGAAACTTAAGCCTTGACAG CTGGAATGTTAAAGAGATTCACCAGGCTGCTGACTATCTCAAAGTAGAAGAAGTGGTCACTAAATGCAAGATCAAGATGGAGGACTTTGCTTTTATTGCTAATCCCTCTTCCACAGAGACATCCAGTATCACTGGGAATGTTGAAATGAACCAGCAGACCTGCCTCCTGACTCTCCGAGATTACAACAGtcgggaggagaaggaagatgctgctgctgcagagctggttCCACCACAGGCAAAGAAAGCAGCTTTAGAAAAGAAATCTCCTCAACCCAAAAAGCGAAAGAAGAATTTCAGCCCCCCCAAAAGCACGGAGAATAAATCCCTACAATATCAGAATGAGGTGGCTGAGAACACGTCCTTTGAGATGTTTTTAGATGCAAATAAGCTGGCCACCCACATAacagagcaggctgcccaggggagCGATAACTcggagctgcagctggcagcgGTGGTGGAGAGCGAAACGCTGGCGGCACAGGATATCCTGGCCCAGACCATGGCAGCCAAACAGAAACGGGGAAAgcctcagcagagctgtgccctgAAGGAGCACTGCATGTCCAACATAGCCAGTGACAAGAGCACTTACCAGCTGGAGAGCTCGGGGGAGGAGCTGGACCAGAAGTTCTCCAAAGCCAAGCCAGTGTGCAACACCTGTGGGAAGGTGTTCTCCGAAGCCAGCAGCCTCCGTCGGCACATGAGGATACACAAAGGGGTGAAGCCCTACGTGTGCCAGCTCTGTGGGAAGGCCTTCACCCAGTGCAATCAGTTGAAAACACATGTAAGAACTCACACAG GGGAGAAGCCATACAAGTGTGAACTATGTGAAAAAGGCTTTGCCCAGAAGTGCCAGCTGGTGTTCCACAGCCGGATGCACCATGGAGAGGAGAAGCCTTACAAATGTGATGTCTGCAACCTGCAGTTTGCAACCTCAAGCAACCTGAAGATCCATGCCAG GAAGCACAGCGGGGAGAAGCCGTACGTGTGCGACCGCTGCGGGCAGCGCTTCGCGCAGGCCAGCACGCTGACGTACCACGTGCGGCGGCACACCGGGGAGAAGCCCTACGTCTGTGACAGCTGCGGCAAAGCCTTCGCCGTGTCCAGCTCGCTCATCACCCACTCCCGCAAGCACACAG GAGAGAAGCCATATATCTGTGGCATTTGTGAAAAGAGTTTTATTTCCTCTGGAGAGCTCAATAAACATTTTCGGTCCCATACAG gTGAAAGACCATTTATCTGTGAAATGTGTGGAAATTCCTACACAGATATAAAAAATCTTAAGAAGCACAAAACAAAAGTTCACACAG GACCTGAAACCTCCCCTGATTCTACTGCACTTGATAATTCTTTCAACGAACAAGAATCCATTCAGAGTCAGAAAAGTCCTTTATCAGAGTCCATAGATGTGAAACCCTCTGAGATGTCTTTAGCACTCCCTCTCCCCATTGGGACTGAAGACCACCAGATGCTGCTCCCCGTGACAGGGAGCCAGTCCCCCTCATCAGAAACACTACTGAGATCTGCTGTGACCGGATATTCAGAACCTCAGTTTATTTTCCTGCAGCAGTTGTACTGA